The Paramormyrops kingsleyae isolate MSU_618 chromosome 11, PKINGS_0.4, whole genome shotgun sequence genome includes a window with the following:
- the LOC111859368 gene encoding transmembrane protein 170A-like isoform X1 encodes MQGAYSEIGFVQQILSLNLVPRENGTKCGNDTSLCGFSEMWYGVFLWAVASSLVFHLPAALLAVATLRWHKVARFMPVAILLMSILGPVCGGVLTSAAIAGVYKAAGKKMISLEALVFGVGQSFCVLVISFFRVLATL; translated from the exons ATGCAGGGCGCATATAGCGAAATAGGGTTTGTACAGCAGATCCTCAGCCTGAATTTGGTACCTAGGGAAAATGGCACCAAATGTGGCAACGACACATCGCTGTGCGGCTTCTCAG AGATGTGGTATGGTGTGTTCCTTTGGGCTGTGGCTTCCTCGCTGGTGTTCCACCTTCCCGCAGCTCTCCTGGCCGTCGCAACCCTACGGTGGCACAAGGTGGCGCGGTTCATGCCCGTCGCCATCCTGCTCATGAGCATCCTGGGCccagtgtgtgggggggtcctCACCA GTGCCGCGATTGCAGGTGTGTACAAAGCGGCAGGGAAGAAGATGATTTCCCTGGAGGCCTTGGTCTTTGGGGTGGGGCAGTCCTTCTGTGTCCTGGTCATCTCCTTCTTCAGGGTCTTAGCCACACTATAA
- the LOC111859368 gene encoding transmembrane protein 170A-like isoform X2, whose amino-acid sequence MPVHHRKMWYGVFLWAVASSLVFHLPAALLAVATLRWHKVARFMPVAILLMSILGPVCGGVLTSAAIAGVYKAAGKKMISLEALVFGVGQSFCVLVISFFRVLATL is encoded by the exons atgccagtccatcacagga AGATGTGGTATGGTGTGTTCCTTTGGGCTGTGGCTTCCTCGCTGGTGTTCCACCTTCCCGCAGCTCTCCTGGCCGTCGCAACCCTACGGTGGCACAAGGTGGCGCGGTTCATGCCCGTCGCCATCCTGCTCATGAGCATCCTGGGCccagtgtgtgggggggtcctCACCA GTGCCGCGATTGCAGGTGTGTACAAAGCGGCAGGGAAGAAGATGATTTCCCTGGAGGCCTTGGTCTTTGGGGTGGGGCAGTCCTTCTGTGTCCTGGTCATCTCCTTCTTCAGGGTCTTAGCCACACTATAA